A single genomic interval of Polaribacter vadi harbors:
- a CDS encoding glycosyltransferase, whose product MFLKEKKKHINMITASIVLYNEDIETLRKTVASFLNTAIPKKLYLIDNSPINDVERYFVESEIEYISTGKNLGFGKAHNLILNKIQSEYHLILNPDVVFNPDVIPNLIGKLKQDSSISFITPKILYPNNSIQYVCRKHPTFFDLANRKLKLSKKLINNNEYRNQDFCTSFCPEFIHGCFMFFRTKHLKNLKGFDERFFLYMEDADICRRIDELSNKKMYYPKVEVLHQHQQGSSKSIKLFFRHTSSAIKYFLKWGF is encoded by the coding sequence ATGTTTTTAAAGGAGAAGAAAAAGCATATTAATATGATTACAGCTTCTATTGTTTTATATAACGAAGATATAGAAACCTTAAGAAAAACTGTTGCTTCTTTTTTAAATACGGCAATTCCTAAAAAACTATATTTAATTGATAATTCTCCAATTAATGATGTTGAAAGATATTTTGTAGAGTCAGAAATTGAATATATTTCTACAGGAAAGAATTTAGGTTTTGGTAAAGCTCACAATCTAATTTTAAATAAAATTCAGTCAGAATATCACTTAATTCTAAATCCTGATGTAGTTTTTAACCCTGATGTAATTCCGAATTTAATTGGTAAATTAAAACAAGATTCAAGTATTTCTTTTATTACACCAAAAATTTTATATCCTAATAATAGCATACAATATGTTTGTAGAAAACATCCAACTTTTTTCGATTTAGCTAATAGAAAATTAAAGTTGTCAAAGAAACTTATTAATAATAACGAGTATAGAAATCAAGACTTTTGTACATCCTTTTGTCCAGAATTTATTCATGGTTGTTTCATGTTTTTTAGAACTAAGCATCTCAAAAATTTAAAAGGTTTTGATGAACGTTTTTTTTTATACATGGAAGACGCAGATATTTGTAGAAGAATTGACGAGTTAAGTAATAAAAAGATGTATTACCCAAAAGTAGAAGTTTTGCACCAACATCAACAAGGTTCTTCAAAAAGTATAAAACTTTTTTTTAGGCACACTTCATCAGCCATAAAATACTTTTTAAAATGGGGATTTTAA
- a CDS encoding 3'-5' exonuclease: protein MNLTYKLNNILFLDIETVPQEESWEQLSKEMQGLFEKKTQYQRKEEFTAEQFYDRAGIWAEFGKIICISVGYFVDVDTKKQLRVTSFFGDDEHKLLTEFKVLLDKHFAKKDNILCAHNGKEFDFPFIARRMIIHKIDLPKKLNLFGKKPWEVPHIDTLELWKFGDFKHYTSLKLLTSILGIPSPKDDIDGSEVAAVYYKEKNLQRIVAYCEKDTIAVAQILLRFNNEDLIEDKDIVSV from the coding sequence ATGAATCTAACGTATAAATTAAATAATATTTTATTTTTAGATATTGAAACAGTTCCTCAAGAAGAAAGTTGGGAACAATTATCAAAAGAAATGCAAGGGCTTTTTGAGAAGAAAACTCAATATCAAAGAAAGGAAGAATTTACTGCAGAACAATTTTATGATAGAGCAGGTATTTGGGCAGAATTTGGTAAAATAATATGTATTTCAGTTGGTTATTTTGTAGATGTGGATACTAAAAAACAACTAAGAGTTACCTCTTTTTTTGGTGATGATGAACACAAATTACTTACAGAGTTTAAAGTTTTGTTAGATAAACATTTTGCCAAGAAAGATAATATTCTCTGTGCTCATAATGGAAAAGAATTCGATTTTCCTTTTATTGCTAGACGAATGATTATACATAAAATAGATCTTCCTAAAAAACTAAATTTATTTGGTAAAAAGCCTTGGGAAGTTCCACATATAGATACTTTGGAATTGTGGAAATTTGGCGATTTTAAACATTACACCTCCTTAAAATTATTAACGTCTATTTTAGGAATTCCATCACCAAAAGATGATATTGATGGGAGTGAAGTAGCAGCTGTATATTATAAAGAAAAAAATCTACAGAGAATTGTTGCGTATTGTGAAAAAGATACTATTGCAGTTGCACAAATTTTATTACGTTTTAATAATGAAGATTTAATCGAAGATAAAGATATTGTTAGTGTTTAG
- a CDS encoding putative colanic acid biosynthesis acetyltransferase, which translates to MQELSIFKLPRNFRGRNAFVVQLWWIVQSIFFKNSPQFLYGFRRFLLRLFGAKIGKKVIIRPSVKITYPWKVSIGDYSWIGDDVVLYSLGEIEIGKNVVISQKCYICTGSHDYLQSDFPIFAKKNIIKDECWLATDVFVAPGVIIGKGSVIGSRSSVYKDIAPNKVCVGNPAKIIRERKIDK; encoded by the coding sequence ATGCAAGAATTAAGCATATTTAAACTACCTAGAAATTTTAGAGGCAGAAATGCATTTGTTGTTCAACTATGGTGGATTGTTCAGTCTATTTTTTTTAAGAATTCTCCACAGTTTCTTTACGGTTTCAGACGTTTTTTATTACGTTTATTTGGAGCCAAGATTGGTAAAAAAGTTATCATAAGACCTTCAGTTAAAATTACATATCCTTGGAAAGTTTCAATAGGAGATTATTCTTGGATTGGTGATGATGTTGTTTTATACTCATTAGGTGAAATCGAAATTGGTAAAAACGTAGTTATTTCACAAAAATGCTATATATGTACTGGATCTCATGATTATTTACAATCTGATTTCCCTATTTTTGCAAAGAAGAATATAATTAAAGATGAGTGTTGGTTAGCAACTGATGTTTTTGTTGCGCCAGGTGTTATTATTGGAAAAGGATCTGTTATAGGTTCTAGAAGTAGTGTTTATAAAGATATTGCACCCAATAAAGTTTGTGTAGGGAATCCTGCGAAAATAATAAGAGAAAGAAAAATTGACAAGTAA
- a CDS encoding T9SS type A sorting domain-containing protein yields MKKNYIFTLLITLCFSAFSFGQTTLAPGDIVIIEMQGDAPDGFRFVPLVDLEAGTTIRFTDNGWMATALRTSEGTVLYTAPAGGVAKGTNIRYTVGGTTDFTLDGNDLNIASSGDQILAYQGDTASPTFIFAASGSSTVWHTDTNDSNQTDLPTGLTDGVNAVTLGAGDGPESEFDNIYYSGITTGSKASLLAAVSTASNWTGENDGSKLNPITTNFTITTSTAPSLSISSPINNNVYDATVTDIPVNLVVENFTLSGDNGSEESDNSGDGYILGVLSENGVIDGSKNIFSTSETIDNVVPGTIYIITAELVDNDGNSLSPKVETTTTFSVAFPCSIEIGSILTTCNTETTSSDTYDISIPFTGGNTSTYVLTADSGTIGGDDPSTTASGTITISNVTEATDVVFTLIGDVANSTCNLSRNISSPTCLPAPTCPEIGDLIITEIMQNPNAVGDEFGEYFEVYNTTGAPIDMQGWMIKSLTVSSKDHVIENSLIVPANGYVTLGIDSNIATNGGVIVDYQYGSNFFLGNSSDSVALDCGSSIIDAVSWDNGATFPDPTGKSMELAVSKYSATDNDNGANWGEATQEIIKDGDLGTPGAANTFTLSIVKNQIEGFAIYPNPVTNNTFTITTNSTDKKEVKMFNVLGKQVFATSFSDTKSTIDIPAISAGLYILKVTEGTRTATSKLVIK; encoded by the coding sequence ATGAAAAAAAATTACATTTTTACTTTATTAATTACACTTTGTTTTAGTGCATTTTCTTTTGGACAAACCACACTTGCTCCAGGAGATATAGTAATCATCGAAATGCAAGGAGATGCACCTGATGGTTTTAGGTTTGTACCTTTGGTAGATTTGGAAGCTGGAACAACTATTAGGTTTACAGATAATGGTTGGATGGCAACTGCTCTTAGAACTAGTGAAGGAACAGTATTGTATACTGCACCAGCAGGTGGAGTAGCGAAGGGAACAAATATTAGATATACAGTTGGAGGTACAACTGACTTTACGCTAGATGGTAATGATTTAAATATTGCATCTAGTGGAGACCAAATTTTAGCATATCAAGGAGATACTGCCTCACCAACATTTATATTCGCTGCATCTGGAAGTAGTACAGTTTGGCATACAGATACAAATGATTCTAATCAAACAGATTTACCTACAGGTTTAACAGATGGTGTTAATGCTGTAACTTTAGGAGCAGGTGATGGTCCAGAAAGTGAATTTGATAATATTTATTATTCAGGAATTACTACTGGAAGTAAAGCAAGTTTATTGGCAGCAGTGTCTACAGCTAGTAATTGGACAGGAGAAAATGATGGGTCAAAATTAAATCCTATAACTACTAATTTTACTATTACAACAAGTACAGCACCAAGTTTAAGTATATCATCACCTATCAATAATAATGTTTATGATGCAACTGTTACAGATATTCCTGTTAATTTGGTTGTTGAAAACTTTACACTTTCTGGTGATAATGGTTCTGAAGAATCAGATAACTCAGGAGATGGTTATATATTAGGAGTTTTATCTGAAAATGGAGTTATTGATGGATCTAAAAATATATTTTCTACTTCTGAAACTATTGATAATGTTGTACCAGGAACTATATATATTATAACTGCAGAGTTAGTTGATAATGATGGAAATTCATTATCTCCTAAAGTAGAAACTACTACTACTTTTTCTGTTGCATTTCCATGTAGTATTGAAATAGGTTCAATTTTAACTACATGTAATACAGAGACAACTTCTTCAGATACTTACGATATTTCTATACCTTTTACTGGTGGTAATACATCAACTTATGTTTTAACAGCAGATTCAGGAACAATTGGTGGTGATGATCCATCTACGACTGCATCAGGAACTATTACTATTTCTAATGTTACTGAAGCAACAGATGTTGTTTTTACATTAATTGGAGATGTTGCAAATAGTACTTGTAATTTATCAAGAAATATTTCTAGTCCAACTTGTTTACCAGCGCCAACTTGTCCTGAAATAGGAGACTTGATTATTACAGAAATTATGCAAAATCCAAATGCTGTTGGTGATGAGTTTGGTGAGTATTTTGAAGTTTACAATACTACAGGAGCACCTATTGACATGCAAGGTTGGATGATTAAATCTTTAACTGTAAGTTCAAAGGATCATGTAATTGAAAATAGTTTAATTGTACCAGCAAATGGTTATGTTACTTTAGGTATAGATTCTAATATAGCTACAAATGGAGGTGTAATAGTAGATTATCAATATGGATCTAATTTTTTCTTAGGAAACAGTTCAGATTCAGTTGCTTTAGATTGTGGATCTTCAATTATAGATGCTGTTTCTTGGGATAATGGAGCTACTTTTCCAGATCCAACAGGTAAAAGTATGGAGTTAGCAGTAAGTAAATATTCTGCAACTGATAATGACAATGGTGCAAATTGGGGAGAAGCAACTCAAGAAATTATAAAGGATGGAGATTTAGGAACTCCTGGTGCTGCAAATACCTTTACATTGAGTATCGTAAAAAATCAAATAGAAGGTTTTGCAATATACCCAAATCCTGTAACAAATAATACATTCACAATTACTACTAATAGTACTGATAAAAAAGAAGTGAAAATGTTTAATGTTTTAGGAAAACAAGTATTTGCTACTTCTTTTTCTGATACAAAATCAACTATTGATATTCCTGCAATTTCTGCTGGATTATATATCTTAAAAGTAACAGAAGGAACTAGAACAGCAACTTCAAAATTAGTGATTAAATAA
- a CDS encoding response regulator transcription factor, whose product MNKSDIKILLVDDEPDILEIVGYNLRNEGYQTFTAENGLEAIKSAKKNMPHLILLDIMMPEMDGIEACEKIRKIKSLENVLIAFLTARGEDYSQVAGFEAGADDYITKPIKPKVLISKIKSLLRRLKSEKESEDSLKIGDIVIDRDEYVVYKAGEKISLPRKEFELFSLLTSRPGKVFKREVILDTVWGNEVVVGGRTIDVHIRKLREKIGDDHFKTVKGVGYKFVLLENEK is encoded by the coding sequence ATGAATAAAAGCGATATTAAAATTTTATTAGTAGATGATGAACCAGATATTTTAGAAATTGTTGGTTACAATTTAAGAAATGAAGGTTATCAGACTTTTACTGCAGAAAATGGTTTAGAGGCAATAAAATCTGCAAAAAAGAACATGCCACATTTAATATTACTGGATATTATGATGCCTGAAATGGATGGTATTGAAGCTTGTGAGAAAATTAGAAAAATAAAATCTTTAGAAAACGTGCTAATCGCTTTTTTAACTGCAAGAGGAGAAGACTACTCACAGGTTGCTGGTTTTGAAGCTGGAGCAGACGACTATATCACAAAACCTATAAAACCAAAGGTTTTAATAAGCAAAATAAAATCTCTATTAAGAAGACTCAAATCTGAAAAAGAAAGTGAAGATTCTCTTAAGATTGGTGACATTGTTATTGATAGAGATGAATATGTAGTTTATAAAGCTGGAGAAAAAATTTCGTTGCCTAGAAAAGAATTCGAACTTTTTTCTTTATTAACTTCTAGACCTGGAAAGGTTTTTAAAAGAGAAGTTATTTTAGATACTGTTTGGGGAAATGAAGTTGTTGTTGGTGGAAGAACTATTGATGTTCATATTCGAAAACTCCGTGAAAAAATTGGCGACGATCATTTTAAAACAGTAAAAGGAGTTGGCTATAAATTTGTTTTACTAGAAAACGAAAAGTAA
- a CDS encoding undecaprenyl-phosphate glucose phosphotransferase: protein MKKRYSHFIRPFQIILDVLILNFIVYFIYDKEFLNFSFLSFITLFWLFTSYLFGFYKVYRYTGPLRILTLLGKQFFFFTLSYFAYFGVFREGDVVHNQFLILILMFVLVTFFKFLSYFLLNKYRALGNNYRTTIVLGFDDSAKKIIKLFESKANLGYKFLGFFSNKMSSNKNYLGNFNEALEYAVENAVDEIYCAISSLRKEQIKEINKFAIEQNINLKLIPDTTELYSKEQELEFYDDTITIINVKKLPFEFAENFYIKRIFDIFFSLFVCLFILSWLIPVLWILVKLESKGPLIFKQHREGLNGEEFVCFKFRSMRINAFSDKIHATKNDTRVTKIGAFLRKTSMDELPQFFNVLFGNMSIVGPRPHLESLSLEYQKDVDDYLKRHIVKPGITGLAQVSGYRGEIKKKSDIKNRVRLDIFYIENWSFLLDIKIIIKTVLNVFKGEEKAY, encoded by the coding sequence TTGAAGAAAAGATATTCGCATTTTATAAGACCATTTCAAATAATTTTAGATGTTTTAATTCTTAATTTTATCGTTTATTTTATCTACGATAAAGAATTTCTTAATTTCTCATTTTTATCTTTTATTACTTTATTTTGGTTATTCACTTCATATCTATTTGGTTTTTATAAAGTTTATAGATATACAGGTCCTTTAAGAATACTTACACTTTTAGGAAAACAGTTTTTCTTTTTTACACTAAGTTATTTTGCATATTTTGGTGTTTTTAGAGAAGGAGATGTGGTTCATAATCAATTCTTAATTTTAATATTGATGTTTGTATTGGTCACTTTTTTTAAGTTCTTATCATATTTTTTACTAAATAAATACAGAGCTTTAGGTAATAATTATAGAACAACAATAGTTTTAGGTTTTGATGATTCAGCTAAAAAAATTATTAAATTATTTGAAAGTAAAGCAAATTTAGGATATAAATTTTTAGGTTTTTTTTCTAATAAAATGTCAAGTAATAAAAATTATTTAGGCAATTTTAATGAGGCATTAGAATATGCAGTAGAAAATGCTGTTGACGAAATTTATTGTGCAATATCTAGTTTGAGAAAAGAACAAATAAAAGAAATAAATAAATTTGCTATAGAACAAAATATAAATCTAAAATTAATTCCAGATACTACAGAATTATATAGTAAAGAACAAGAGTTAGAGTTTTATGATGATACAATTACCATTATAAATGTAAAAAAATTACCTTTTGAATTCGCCGAAAATTTCTATATTAAAAGAATTTTTGACATCTTTTTTTCATTATTTGTTTGCCTATTTATTTTGTCTTGGTTAATACCAGTTTTATGGATTTTAGTGAAATTAGAATCTAAAGGGCCATTGATTTTTAAACAACATAGAGAAGGTTTAAATGGAGAAGAATTTGTGTGTTTTAAATTCAGATCTATGAGAATTAATGCTTTTTCTGATAAAATTCATGCTACAAAAAATGATACTAGAGTTACAAAAATAGGTGCTTTTTTGAGAAAAACAAGTATGGATGAGTTACCACAATTTTTTAATGTCTTATTTGGAAATATGAGTATTGTGGGGCCAAGACCACATTTAGAAAGTTTATCTTTAGAGTATCAAAAAGATGTAGATGATTATTTAAAAAGACATATTGTAAAGCCTGGAATAACAGGTTTAGCACAGGTAAGTGGTTACAGAGGAGAAATCAAAAAAAAATCTGATATAAAGAATAGAGTAAGATTAGATATTTTTTATATAGAAAATTGGTCGTTTTTATTAGATATTAAAATCATTATTAAAACAGTTTTAAATGTTTTTAAAGGAGAAGAAAAAGCATATTAA
- a CDS encoding sensor histidine kinase, producing the protein MKLKKTYSYALWSALYLTLLTVIIAGITYYIISEHFGYITIIFSIIILFIISFFITQYRAEHFIYRRLKKLYQEVSILNVNDLKRDSATTDIDKLSKSMQKFVEGKRLEIKNLTERDSFRRDFLGNVAHELKTPLFTVQGYILTLMEGAINDKQIRMKYLDRANKGVERLVAVIKDLDMIAKLENDGLKLNIEVFNILELIQNVFDLFEMKAKKRNISLRFDKIYEFPVFVKGDVEKIEQVLINLIVNSIKYGKPNGTTILGVDDFNDKKFIVKVIDNGEGINKEHIPRLFERFYRVDQSRSREQGGSGLGLSIVKHIVEAHNQKILLKSTFGKGSEFSFTLEKAK; encoded by the coding sequence TTGAAACTAAAAAAGACATATTCCTACGCACTTTGGTCTGCGCTCTATTTAACACTCCTTACTGTAATTATTGCAGGCATCACCTATTATATAATAAGTGAGCATTTTGGCTATATTACCATCATTTTTTCAATTATTATTCTTTTTATAATTTCGTTTTTCATTACACAGTATAGAGCTGAACATTTCATATATAGAAGGTTAAAAAAACTATATCAAGAAGTATCTATCTTAAATGTAAACGATTTAAAAAGAGACTCTGCAACTACAGATATTGATAAATTATCTAAAAGCATGCAGAAATTTGTGGAAGGAAAGCGTTTAGAAATCAAAAATTTAACGGAAAGAGATTCTTTTAGACGTGATTTTCTTGGCAATGTTGCTCACGAATTAAAAACACCATTATTTACGGTTCAAGGTTATATTTTAACCTTAATGGAAGGTGCTATTAATGATAAACAAATACGTATGAAGTATTTGGATAGAGCTAATAAAGGTGTAGAAAGGTTGGTTGCTGTTATTAAAGATTTAGATATGATTGCTAAATTAGAAAATGATGGTTTAAAGTTAAATATAGAAGTATTTAATATTCTTGAATTGATACAGAATGTATTCGATTTGTTTGAAATGAAAGCTAAGAAGAGAAATATTTCTCTACGATTTGACAAAATTTATGAATTCCCTGTTTTTGTAAAAGGTGATGTTGAAAAAATTGAACAAGTACTTATTAATCTAATTGTAAATTCCATTAAATATGGAAAACCAAATGGAACTACTATTTTAGGAGTAGACGATTTTAATGATAAAAAGTTTATTGTTAAAGTAATTGATAATGGAGAAGGCATCAACAAAGAACATATACCACGTTTATTTGAACGCTTTTATAGAGTAGACCAAAGTAGATCTCGTGAACAAGGTGGCTCTGGTTTAGGGCTTTCTATAGTGAAACATATTGTGGAAGCACATAATCAAAAAATACTACTAAAAAGTACTTTTGGTAAAGGCTCTGAATTTTCATTTACGCTTGAAAAAGCTAAATAA
- a CDS encoding glycosyltransferase, with translation MTSKNILIISPFFFPEPISTGKYNTDLAIELSKKGHKVTVLCFHPFYPDWKVKSSKLNLENIKIIRGGKNIFFTNKTFVRRLILELSFGFFILRKIREFKKNIDIIIPIFPPSFAFYFNLLFIKRQIKKIGIVHDLQEVYSSEKKGFINKCLKYFIHKVEKKCFKSCDKLIFLSNEMKSEAKYIYNLKEEKLIVQYPFININSKITNDLAAIFDKTKTNIVYSGALGEKQNPNKLYEFFIQASKTNNSLNFYFFSKGVFYRKLKKQNKNPQIHFYDLVDKSNLKELYNLSDVQIVPQKENTSKGSLPSKLPNLLASDCKVLIITDPGSEIESIFKKHKLNDVVTSWHTNLLINALEKLISKDVDFDHQQKIAKELFTIQSMLSEIVI, from the coding sequence TTGACAAGTAAAAATATATTAATCATATCGCCTTTCTTTTTCCCAGAACCAATTTCTACTGGGAAATATAATACAGATCTAGCAATAGAATTATCAAAAAAAGGACATAAGGTTACCGTTTTATGTTTTCACCCATTTTATCCAGATTGGAAAGTAAAATCGAGCAAACTTAATCTCGAAAATATTAAAATAATAAGAGGGGGTAAAAATATATTTTTCACAAATAAAACTTTTGTTAGAAGGTTAATTTTAGAATTAAGTTTTGGGTTTTTTATTTTGAGGAAAATTAGAGAATTTAAAAAAAATATAGATATTATAATCCCAATATTTCCACCAAGTTTTGCTTTCTATTTTAATTTACTTTTTATAAAAAGGCAAATTAAAAAAATTGGTATTGTACATGATTTACAAGAAGTTTATTCATCAGAAAAGAAAGGTTTTATTAATAAATGTTTAAAATATTTTATCCATAAAGTGGAGAAAAAATGTTTTAAAAGTTGTGATAAGCTTATCTTTCTATCGAACGAAATGAAATCTGAAGCAAAATATATATATAATTTAAAAGAAGAGAAATTAATCGTACAATATCCTTTTATAAATATAAATAGTAAAATAACGAATGATTTAGCTGCTATTTTTGATAAAACAAAAACTAATATTGTTTATTCTGGCGCTTTAGGCGAAAAACAAAATCCTAATAAATTATATGAGTTTTTTATACAAGCTAGTAAAACTAATAATAGTTTGAATTTTTATTTTTTTTCTAAAGGAGTTTTTTATAGAAAATTAAAAAAGCAAAACAAAAATCCTCAAATTCATTTTTATGATTTGGTTGATAAGAGTAATTTAAAAGAACTTTATAATTTAAGTGATGTACAAATTGTACCACAAAAAGAAAATACATCTAAAGGTTCATTACCATCAAAACTTCCAAATTTATTAGCATCTGATTGTAAAGTTTTAATTATTACAGATCCAGGAAGTGAGATAGAATCAATTTTTAAAAAGCATAAGTTAAATGATGTTGTTACAAGTTGGCATACAAATTTATTAATTAATGCCTTAGAAAAATTAATTTCAAAGGATGTTGATTTTGACCATCAGCAAAAAATTGCAAAAGAATTATTTACAATACAGAGTATGTTGAGTGAAATTGTTATTTAA
- a CDS encoding ABC transporter C-terminal domain-containing protein, whose protein sequence is MDKIVDALFVFRGEGVVENFPGNYSDFRAYENSNEAEEAPVEKVIEKKVEEKKKSKNTLSFDEKREFGSLEVEIERLQKRKLTIENQFLNVEIDADDIPKKSEELQEIANELEEKEERWLELSMKQED, encoded by the coding sequence ATGGACAAAATTGTTGATGCATTATTCGTTTTTAGAGGCGAAGGTGTTGTTGAGAATTTTCCTGGAAATTATTCTGATTTTAGAGCTTACGAAAACTCTAATGAAGCAGAAGAAGCGCCTGTAGAAAAAGTTATCGAAAAAAAGGTTGAAGAGAAAAAGAAATCAAAAAACACATTAAGTTTTGATGAAAAAAGAGAGTTTGGTTCTTTAGAAGTTGAAATTGAAAGACTTCAAAAAAGAAAATTAACCATAGAAAATCAGTTTTTAAATGTAGAAATTGATGCAGATGATATTCCTAAAAAATCTGAAGAATTGCAAGAAATTGCCAATGAATTAGAGGAAAAAGAAGAACGATGGTTAGAGCTTTCTATGAAGCAAGAAGATTAG
- the purD gene encoding phosphoribosylamine--glycine ligase has protein sequence MNILILGSGGREHAFALKLSKSNKVTQLFVAPGNAGTHTIAKNININPTDFKAVKDVVLQNDIKMVVVGPEAPLVNGVHDFFLADNELKNIPVIGPKKDGALLEGSKDFSKQFMQKHGVPTAKYRSFTKDNLKDGFSFLETLEPPFVLKADGLAAGKGVLILNSLDEAKVELEEMVSNQKFGEASSTVVIEEFLKGIELSVFVLTDGKSYKILPSAKDYKRIGEGDTGLNTGGMGAISPVPFADKAFLDKVEELVVKPTINGLQKDGIDYRGFIFIGLMNDHGNPSVVEYNVRMGDPETEVVLPRIESDLFDLFEGVANQTLHEKSFSVSDKIATTVMLVSGGYPEAYQKNKEITGFDSVSESIVYHAGTVIKDDKVVTSGGRVMAITSFGDTIQDALTKSYNSIDKINFEKMNYRKDIGFDLI, from the coding sequence ATGAATATACTAATTTTAGGTTCTGGAGGTAGAGAACACGCATTTGCTTTAAAACTGTCTAAAAGTAATAAAGTAACACAACTTTTTGTAGCTCCAGGAAATGCGGGTACTCACACTATTGCAAAAAATATAAATATCAACCCAACAGACTTTAAAGCTGTTAAGGATGTTGTTTTGCAAAATGATATTAAAATGGTAGTTGTGGGGCCTGAAGCACCTTTAGTTAATGGTGTTCATGATTTCTTTTTAGCTGATAATGAGTTGAAAAACATTCCTGTAATTGGTCCTAAAAAAGACGGAGCTTTGTTGGAAGGTAGCAAAGATTTTTCGAAACAATTCATGCAAAAACATGGAGTACCAACTGCAAAATATAGGTCTTTTACGAAAGATAATTTAAAAGATGGTTTTAGTTTTCTTGAAACTTTAGAACCACCTTTTGTTTTAAAAGCAGATGGTTTAGCAGCAGGAAAAGGAGTTTTAATCTTAAATTCTTTAGACGAAGCAAAAGTTGAGTTAGAAGAAATGGTTTCGAATCAGAAATTTGGCGAAGCTTCATCTACAGTAGTTATAGAAGAGTTTTTAAAAGGAATTGAATTATCAGTTTTTGTTTTAACAGATGGGAAAAGCTATAAAATTTTACCATCAGCAAAAGATTATAAAAGAATTGGAGAAGGAGATACAGGTTTAAATACTGGTGGAATGGGTGCAATATCTCCTGTGCCATTTGCAGATAAAGCTTTCCTAGATAAAGTTGAAGAATTAGTGGTAAAACCTACTATAAATGGTTTGCAAAAAGACGGAATTGATTACAGAGGTTTCATCTTTATTGGGTTAATGAATGATCATGGAAATCCATCAGTTGTTGAATATAATGTAAGAATGGGTGATCCTGAAACTGAAGTAGTTTTGCCAAGAATAGAATCGGATTTATTTGATTTATTTGAAGGTGTTGCAAACCAAACTTTACATGAAAAATCCTTTTCTGTATCAGACAAAATTGCAACAACTGTGATGTTAGTTTCTGGTGGTTATCCTGAAGCTTATCAAAAAAATAAAGAAATTACGGGTTTTGATTCAGTTAGCGAATCTATTGTTTATCATGCAGGAACCGTTATTAAAGACGATAAAGTAGTTACAAGTGGAGGTAGAGTTATGGCAATAACATCTTTTGGAGACACCATTCAAGATGCCTTGACAAAGAGTTACAATAGCATTGATAAAATCAATTTTGAAAAGATGAATTATAGAAAAGATATTGGTTTCGATTTAATTTAA